Within the Polaribacter pectinis genome, the region ACACGCAAAAATTTGAAATTGTAGGAGAAGAAACTTCAAATGTAACTGGCGAAGAATTTATCGATTATGTTAGAAAGGCAAAATCTCATTGTAAACGTGGTGATGTTTTTCAATTAGTTTTATCACGCCAATTTCAACAAAAATTTAAAGGAGACGAATTCAATGTTTATAGAGCTTTGCGTTCTATAAATCCTTCACCATATTTGTTTTATTTCGATTATGGGTCATTTAAATTGATGGGGTCTTCACCAGAAGCACAAATTAAAATTGTTGCAGGTAAAGCTACTATTAATCCAATTGCTGGAACTTTTCGAAGAACTGGAGATATGGCAGAAGATATTAAATTGGGTAAAAAATTATCTGAAGATAAAAAGGAAACTGCAGAACACGTAATGTTGGTAGATTTGGCACGAAACGATTTAAGTAAACATGCTGATAATGTAACTGTTGAAGTTTTTAAAGAAGTGCAGTATTTTAGCCATGTAATACATTTGGTTTCAACTGTTAGAGGAAAAATTAAAGGAAATCCGATTGAAATTGTCGGCGACACTTTCCCTGCAGGAACTTTAAGTGGCGCTCCAAAGTACAAAGCAATGGAATTAATCGACAAATACGAGAATCAAACACGTGGATTTTATGGTGGCGCAGTTGGAATTATCGGTTTAGATGGTTCCGTAAATTTGGCGATTGCCATTCGTTCTTTTGTTAGTAAAAACAACGTTTTGTATTCGCAAGCTGGCGCAGGAATCGTAATTCATTCCGACGAAAAAAAGGAATTACAAGAAGTAAATAACAAGTTAGCAGCGCTAAAAAAAGCGTTAATTTTAGCGGAAAATATATAAAAAGAAGCCCATCCCAACCTTCCCAAAGGGAAGGAGCTATAGTGAGTTTCAAAAAAATAAATAGAATTATAAACACATAAAATATCCACAAACAGTTCCCTCCCTTTGGGAGGGTTAGGGTGGGCTTGAATTATGAAAATATTAATATTAGATAATTACGATTCGTTTACCTACAATTTGGTTCATATGGTAGAGAAAATTACAGGAAATTTCCCTGCAGTTTTCAGAAACGACGAAATCAGTATTGCAGATGTTGGAAATTTCGACATTATTATGTTGTCTCCAGGACCAGGAATACCAGATGAAGCAGGAATTTTAAAAGAAGTAATTAAAACGTATGCAGGCATAAAACCAATATTCGGAGTTTGTTTAGGTTTACAAGCAATTACAGAAGTTTTTGGAGGAAAAATCATCAATTTAGACGAGGTTTTTCACGGAGTTGCCACAGAAATGAGGGTCACAGATAAAAACGCTATTATATTTAAAGATGTTCCTGAAACATTTTTGGCAGCACGTTATCATTCTTGGGCAGCAACAGACGAA harbors:
- a CDS encoding anthranilate synthase component I family protein: MNNIKFKTIHKTKIADTVTPVGLYLRFRDKFANTLLLESSDYHSKEESFSFIAVEPIVSMKVEDYQFSVSHKGTQIDSQKIDKNFYELFDKFSNSIDLDCPAELKSFNGLYGYSTFDSVQYFENIQFKNQKAPSTIPEMQYSFYRFIIAINHFNDEMILIENIEEGTQPRIKEIQTIIDAQAFNTQKFEIVGEETSNVTGEEFIDYVRKAKSHCKRGDVFQLVLSRQFQQKFKGDEFNVYRALRSINPSPYLFYFDYGSFKLMGSSPEAQIKIVAGKATINPIAGTFRRTGDMAEDIKLGKKLSEDKKETAEHVMLVDLARNDLSKHADNVTVEVFKEVQYFSHVIHLVSTVRGKIKGNPIEIVGDTFPAGTLSGAPKYKAMELIDKYENQTRGFYGGAVGIIGLDGSVNLAIAIRSFVSKNNVLYSQAGAGIVIHSDEKKELQEVNNKLAALKKALILAENI
- a CDS encoding anthranilate synthase component II, whose product is MKILILDNYDSFTYNLVHMVEKITGNFPAVFRNDEISIADVGNFDIIMLSPGPGIPDEAGILKEVIKTYAGIKPIFGVCLGLQAITEVFGGKIINLDEVFHGVATEMRVTDKNAIIFKDVPETFLAARYHSWAATDEGFPEEIQVTARDEDGLIQAIEHKIFPISAVQFHPESILTDVGEQLVTNFINKHSKSPS